The nucleotide sequence GCGCGCTCGGGCGTCGTCGGCGATCTCGTCGGCTGCAGTCACATCTAGCATCGGTATTTTCGCCCCGCGGCGCTCTGGTGATTCGCGGCACTATGGAGACAGCGGCGTAGGCGGGCAACCGGCGCAAATGAGCGCAAGCCATGCCCCTGACGCAATTGCACGGAGTATAACGGGGTCGCGCGGCTTCCCGCTTGCGCACGATCAAGCCGAACCCTGCGGCCCGATCTGTTGGAGATCCGATCATGTCCGTCGACGACAGGCCTACGCTCGAAGCTCCGGACAATGATCCCTGGCTCTGGCTAGAGGAAATCGAAGGCGCACGGGCGCTCGACTTCGTCGAACGGCAGAATCGCCTGACGCTGGACAAGTTCGGCGGCGCGGCCTTCGAACGCGACCGCGACACGCTCGCCGCGATCTACGATCGCCCGGACAACATCCCCTATGTCAGCCGCAGCGACGGCCTGCTCTACAATCTCTGGAAGGATGCAAGCCATCCGCGCGGACTGTGGCGGCGCACCACGATCGCGGAATTCCGCAAACCCAATCCGTCCTGGGAGACCCTGCTCGACATCGACCAGCTCGCGGCGGAAGAAGGCGAGGACTGGCTGTTGAACTGGTCGAGCTCGCTGCCCGGGAAAGCGCCGCAGACGATGCTGAGCCTGTCGCGCGGCGGCAGCGATGCCGTCACCTTGCGCGAATTCGACCTGAACACGAAGAGCTTTGTCGCCGGCGGCTTCACGCTGCCGGAGGCCAAGGGCGGCGCGGTCTGGATCGATCCCGACACATTGCTATTGTCCAGCGCCTATGGCGGCGACGACATGGTGACGAACTCGGGCTATGCGCGGACGGTGCGCCTATGGCGCCGTGGCGAGCCGATCGAGCAGGCGCGTGTGGTGTTCGAGACCACGTCCGATCGGATGAGTGTGTATTGCGACGTCGACCGGACCGGCGAGACGCCGCGGGTCTGGTTCATCGACCGGCTGGATTTCTTCAATCTCGACCTCTGGCTCGGCACCGAACATGGTGCCACCGTCAAGCTCGACGTTCCCTCCGACGTCTGGATCGAAGCGCATCGGGACTGGTTTGCGATCAAGCTCCGTTCCGCCTGGACCATCGCCGGCACGACTTACGGCCCGGACACTGTGCTCGGAATGTCGCTGTCGGCGTTTCTCGCCGGCAAGCGCGATTTCGCGGTCGTGTTTGCGCCGGCGCCACGCCGCGCGCTGCAAGGTTGGTTCTGGGCCAACGGCAAGCTCATCCTCTCGATCCTCGACGAGTTGCGACCGGTGTTCGAGATCTGCACGCCGTCGGCGGCGGGCTGGAGCAGCACACGCCTGCACGGTCTTCCCGGGATCGGCGTCGTCGACGTCTGGCGCTTCGATCACCACGAATCCGAGAGCAATGGCGATCTGCTCGCCAACGTCCAGGACCCGCTCACGCCGCCGTCGCTGATGCTGATCGAGCCCGATGTCGCAAGCCCGACTGTCCTGAAGCAGGCGCCGCGAACGTTTACCGCGGATGGGCTCATCGTTACCCAGCACGAGGCGATCTCGATCGACGGCGAGCGCATCCCCTATGTGCAGACCGGCCCCGCTCGGGAGACCGGCGACGCGCCGGTTTACATGAGCGCCTATGGCGGCTTCGGACATTCGGTGAAGCCCTACTACAACTCCGCGCTCGGCAAGCTGTGGTTGGAGCGCGGCGGCACCATCGTGCAGGCGAATTTGCGCGGCGGCGGCGAGTTCGGCACGCGCTGGCACGATGCCGGCCGGCTCGCCGGCAAGAGACTGTCGCATGACGATTTCGCGGCCGTCGCATCCGACCTCGTCCGCCGCGGCGTCACGAGGCCGAAACGCATCGCGGCGCAGGGCGGATCGAACGGCGGCATCCTCATCACCAACATGCTGACGCGCTATCCCGAGCGCTTTGGTGCCTTGTTCTGCACGATCCCACTGATCGACATGCGCCGCTACACCAAGCTGCTCGCGGGCGCGAGCTGGATCGCGGAATATGGCGATCCCGACAACGTGGAGGAGTGGGAGTGGCTGAAGACATATTCTGCCTATCATGCCGCCAAACCCGGCCAACCCTATCCGCCGATCCTGATCGCCACCACGCGGCGCGACGATCGCGTCCATCCCGGACATGCGCGCAAGATGGCCGCCAAACTCCAGGCGATGGGCTATGAGGCCTATTTCTACGAACCGGCGGCCGGCGGCCACGGCTACGGCAAGGACAACAAAGAGCGCGCCGGCTTCGAGGTGCTGGGCTTCCGGTTTTTGAAGGACAGGGTTGGCTGGCGGGACGGCGAGGCGTGATGGGCTTGTGTCTTCAGGTCAGGGCGCCGGATTTGAAAGACCGTTTGGCGGCCCATCCCTCGAGATGCTCGCCATTGCGACACTTCAGGATGAAGTTCGCTCGCACAGGCCCCTTGTAAGGCGGGCACTGTTCTCTCATTCCCTCCCCCCTTGCGGGGGAGGGGCAGGGAGGGGGGTAGCCACGAACTCCGACCTCACCCGGGGCTACCCCCCTCCCCAACCCCCCCCGCAAGGGGGGAGGGAGCGCACCTTCTTCCTGGCCAGTTCAGATCTCATCTCATCGCGCCTCACGCGCGCGCGAACACCAGCGTCAGGTTGTTCGCGGGCATGTCGATGACATCGACCAGGCGGAGGCCTGCTGCCTGCGCGAGCGTCTCGACGTCGGCGACGTCCCGCACGCCCCATTCGGGATTGCCCTCGCGCAAGGAGGTGTCGAACACGGCATTGCTGAGCGCGGTGTGCTTGCCACCGCGCTTGAATGGGCCGTAGAGGAACAGCTTGCCGTCGGCCCGCAAGTAGCGGCCGGCCCCGGCGAACAGGCCCTCGGCCACGTTCCATGGCGCGATGTGGATGACGTTGGCGCAGAAGATCGCCGCAAGGTTCGCCGGCCCCTCGCCGCTCTTCATGTCCGGACACCAGTCCGGGTCGGACAGATCGATCCGCAACGGCGGGCGGATGTTCGGCAGGCCGGCATGCGCGCGCCAGGCTTCGATGCTCCTCAGGTGGCGCTGATTGAGGTCGCTGGGCCACCAGATGAGCCCGGGCGTATGGCGGGCAAACTGGACCACATGCTGACCGGTTCCGCTGCCGACCTCGACCACATGGCCCGAAAGGCCTTTGAGGTGCTTTTCCAGGGCCGCCCAGATCGGTTCGTGATTGCGATGAAACGCCGGTGCATCAAGGCGCCCATCGGGCTCGACCCGCCCGCCGTCCCTGCCAAATTCAACGAGATATTCAGCCAATTGAGGTCCCCGAAAACGAGAAGACAAGGAAAACGAAGCTGAAGTGCCGAAACGCCTCAAAAAATTGGCCCGCGCCCAGGCCGCATCCGCCAAAGAGATAATCTCTGGGTTGCAATGCGGCGGATATTAACGCCATTTTGGGGCGTGCATAGTCTTGATTGTCAGGCGATGCCCTTTGTGCTTTGAGCATTGTATTTCCGCGAACGAGATCATCGACATAACGGTTTGGAACGACCCTTGCCCGCCCTCCCCCGGAAGCCTTCCCTGACGTTCATGCTGGCCCTGCTGGCCGGCCTTGCCGTGAGCCCGGCGCGGGCGCAATCAGCTATGGCCGAGGGCCAGAAGCTCGCCTTCGACCGCGGCAAGGGCAATTGCCTCACCTGCCATGTCATCAGGGGCGGCGACCTGCCCGGAACGATCGGCCCCGAGCTCAAGGACATCAAGAGCAGGTATCCAGACCGCAACGAGCTGTTCGCGATTCTGTTCGATGAGACCAAGCGCAATCCGCAGACCATGATGCCGCCGTTCGGACGGAACCGGATTTTGACCGAGCAGGAGATCAACGCGATCGTTGATTTCCTGCAAACCCTGTGACGGCCGGCACGCCAGGAGACCTTAAGATGACGACCGTCACCGGCCCTCTCGCGACGCGGCGCCTGATCCTTCGGGGCGCGGTTTCCGTCGCGCTGATCGGCCTCGGTAACCTGCCGTTCGCCACTGAACCCGCGCGCGCCGCCGCCAACGACAAATATCCGGAAGAGGCGTTCAGGCAGAAGAGCGAGGCCGACGCCATCAAGGCACTCTACGGCAAGACCGCCGAGCCCTCCGACAAGGTCAAGTTAGACGCGCCCGAGATCGCCGAGAACGGCGCCGTGGTGCCGATTGCCGTGACGACCGCGCTCGACAAGGTGACTTCGATTTCGTTCTTCGTGGCCGAGAACCCGAACGCGCTCGCAGCTTCCTACAAGATCCCGGACGGCACGGTGCCGAGCGTCTCCAACCGCCTGAAGATGGCGAAGACCACCAAGGTCGTCGCGATCGTCGAGGCCGACGGCAAGCTCTATAGCGCGACCAAGGAAGTCAAAGTCACCGTCGGTGGCTGCGGCGGTTAAGGAGAACCGAGATGGCATCCACCATTCGCGTACGTGCCACCACCAACGGCGACATCACCGAGGTGCAGGCGCTGGTCCAGCACCCCATGGATTCCGGCTTCGTCAAGGATTCCAAGGGCGAGCTGATTCCGGCGCATTTCATTCAAGAGCTCAAGTTCGAATGGAACGGCAAGGACGTCTTCGTCGCCGATTGGGGCCCCGCCGTCTCCAAGGACCCCTACATCAAGTTCAGCTTCAAGGGGGCTAAGAAAGGCGACGACCTCAAGATCTCCTGGGTCGATAACAAGGGTGCGTCGGACACGACCACCGCGAAGATTTCGTGATGAAGGCCCGATCTGCAATCCTGCTCGGCTCCGCGCTGGTCGCGGCCGCCCTTGCGTCCTCGCAAGGGATCGCCGCCGACAAGGTCGATCCCGCCGCTGACGCCAAGGCGTTCCAGAACTTCTTCTTCCAGAAATTCCCGACCGTAAAGCACGAGGATTTCGTCAACGGTCCCTATTCCATGAACGAGGACATGAAGCGGCAGTGGCAGGAGAAGGAGGAATTCCCTCCTTACGAGTTCGCGCTCGATGCCGGCAAGGAGATGTTTTCGACGCCGTTCAAGAACGGCAAGACCTATGCCGACTGCTTCCCGAACGGCGGCATCGGCATCCGCCAGAACTATCCTTATTTCGACGAGAAGGAAGGCAAGGTCGTCACGCTGGAGCTCGCGCTCAACCGCTGCCGCGAGGCCAATGGCGAAGCGCCCTATTCCTACGTCAAGGACGAGATGGCCTCGCTGACCGCCTATATGGCGTACACCTCGCGCGGCAAGCCGATGGACATCAAGATTCCCGATGACCCGCGCGCGCTTGCCGCTTTCGAGAACGGCAAGCGCTATTTCTACTCCCGCCGCGGCCAGATGAATTTCTCCTGCGCGAGCTGCCATGTGCAGAGCCCGGGCGAGCGCATCCGCGCCGAGATCCTGGCGCCGGCGCTCGGCATCCTCAATGCGATGCCGATCTACCGCTCCGAATGGAGCGGTATGGGCACGATCAGCCGCCGCTTCATCACCTGCAACAGCCAGACCCGCGCGGTTCCGCTCGAGCCGCAGTCCGATGAGTATCGCGACGTCGAGTATTTCCTCTCCTACGTCGCCAACGGCCTGCCGATTTCCGGACCGGGAGCACGGCCATGAAGCGGTCACTTCCTCTCGCCATGCTGCTCGTCGTGAGCTTCGCGCTGCCATCGGCGCGCGCGGCAACCGAAGCTGACTACAAGGCGGCCTATGCTGCCGCGGAGGCCGCCTCCAGGGAGGCGGCCGGCTTGCGCAACCAGTGGACCACGACCATCTCGAATTTGACGGCAGCGAAAAAGGCGGCCGACGGCGGCGATTTCGACCGCGCCGTTGCCGCAGCGAAAGAAGCCGAGGCGTTGGCGAAGGCGTCGATCTTCCAGGCCACGTCCGAAAAAGAAGCCTGGAAGGCGCTGGAAATCCGCTAAACTGGGCTTCCTTGGAACCGTCGGACTGTCGTCAAGGGGCGCGGAGTACTCAAGCATGGCTATCCGCCGCCGCGATTTCCTGAAGAGCGCAGGCGCCATTGCCGCAACAGCCGGCCTGCCGCGGCTTGCGCGCGGCGCCGAGACGGCCAGCATCTACGACCTCGAGCGTTTCGGCAATGCGCGGATCCTGCACATCACCGACACGCACGCGCAGCTCAATCCGGTCTATTTTCGCGAGCCCAGCGTCAATATCGGCATCGGCGAGATGGCGGGACGGCCGCCGCATCTGGTCGGCCGCGCATTCCTGGACCATTTCGGCATCCGCTCCGACAGCGCCGATGCCTATGCTTTCACCTGCTTCGAGTTCGAGAAATCCGCGCCACGTTTCGGCAAGCTCGGCGGCTTTGCCCATCTGAAGACGCTGGTCGACCGCTTGCGCAGCGATGTCGGCGAGAAGCATTCGGTGCTCGTCGACGGCGGCGATCTTTGGCAAGGCACCGGGCTTGCCAACATCATGCAGGGCCGCGACATGGTCGAGGTCGCCAATTTGCTCGGCATCGAGGCGATGACCGGGCATTGGGAATTCACCTATGGCGAGCAGGTGCTGCGCGACAATCTCGAGCGCTTCAAGGGCGAATTTCTGGCGCAGAACGTGTTCCTGACCGAGGAAGCCGCGTTCAACGACGCTCTCGCCTTCGACAAGGCCACGGGCCGCGTGTTCAAGCCTTCGACGATCAAGGATCTCGGCGGCCATCGCGTCGCGATCATCGGCCAGGCGTTCCCTTACGTGCCGATCGCACATCCCAAGCGGTTCACACCGGATTGGACCTTCGGCATCCGCGAGGAGGAATTACAGAAGCATGTCGACAGCCTGCGCGGCCACGACAAGGTGGATGCCGTCATCCTGCTGTCGCACAACGGCATGGATGTCGACCTCAAGCTCGCCAGCCGCGTCACCGGCATCGACGTTATCCTCGGCGGCCATACCCATGACGCCGTGCCGCGGCCGGTCGCAGTGAAGAATGCGAGCGGCACGACGCTGGTCACCAATGCCGGCTCCAACGGAAAATTCGTGGCGGTGCTCGATCTCGTGCTCGACAAGGGCAAGGTTGGCGACGTCCGATACCATCTGCTGCCGGTCTATTCCGAGCTGTTGAAGGCCGATCCGGCGATGGCGGAATTGATCGGCCGGGTGCGCGCGCCGCATGTGACGGACTGGTCGGAGAAGATCGCAACACCCGACCGCCTGCTCTATCGCCGCGGCAATTTCTCCGGCCCCGTCGATCAGTTGATCTGCACCGCGCTCCGCACCCAGCTCGACGCCGAGATCGCGCTGTCGCCGGGCTTCCGCTGGGGCGTCACCACGCTATCCGGCCAGGCGCTGACCATGGAGGACGTGCTCGCGGAAACCGCGATCAGCTATCCCGAGACCTATGTGCAGGAGATGACCGGCG is from Bradyrhizobium sp. ISRA430 and encodes:
- a CDS encoding prolyl oligopeptidase family serine peptidase, which produces MSVDDRPTLEAPDNDPWLWLEEIEGARALDFVERQNRLTLDKFGGAAFERDRDTLAAIYDRPDNIPYVSRSDGLLYNLWKDASHPRGLWRRTTIAEFRKPNPSWETLLDIDQLAAEEGEDWLLNWSSSLPGKAPQTMLSLSRGGSDAVTLREFDLNTKSFVAGGFTLPEAKGGAVWIDPDTLLLSSAYGGDDMVTNSGYARTVRLWRRGEPIEQARVVFETTSDRMSVYCDVDRTGETPRVWFIDRLDFFNLDLWLGTEHGATVKLDVPSDVWIEAHRDWFAIKLRSAWTIAGTTYGPDTVLGMSLSAFLAGKRDFAVVFAPAPRRALQGWFWANGKLILSILDELRPVFEICTPSAAGWSSTRLHGLPGIGVVDVWRFDHHESESNGDLLANVQDPLTPPSLMLIEPDVASPTVLKQAPRTFTADGLIVTQHEAISIDGERIPYVQTGPARETGDAPVYMSAYGGFGHSVKPYYNSALGKLWLERGGTIVQANLRGGGEFGTRWHDAGRLAGKRLSHDDFAAVASDLVRRGVTRPKRIAAQGGSNGGILITNMLTRYPERFGALFCTIPLIDMRRYTKLLAGASWIAEYGDPDNVEEWEWLKTYSAYHAAKPGQPYPPILIATTRRDDRVHPGHARKMAAKLQAMGYEAYFYEPAAGGHGYGKDNKERAGFEVLGFRFLKDRVGWRDGEA
- a CDS encoding DUF938 domain-containing protein, with protein sequence MAEYLVEFGRDGGRVEPDGRLDAPAFHRNHEPIWAALEKHLKGLSGHVVEVGSGTGQHVVQFARHTPGLIWWPSDLNQRHLRSIEAWRAHAGLPNIRPPLRIDLSDPDWCPDMKSGEGPANLAAIFCANVIHIAPWNVAEGLFAGAGRYLRADGKLFLYGPFKRGGKHTALSNAVFDTSLREGNPEWGVRDVADVETLAQAAGLRLVDVIDMPANNLTLVFARA
- the soxX gene encoding sulfur oxidation c-type cytochrome SoxX, with translation MPALPRKPSLTFMLALLAGLAVSPARAQSAMAEGQKLAFDRGKGNCLTCHVIRGGDLPGTIGPELKDIKSRYPDRNELFAILFDETKRNPQTMMPPFGRNRILTEQEINAIVDFLQTL
- the soxY gene encoding thiosulfate oxidation carrier protein SoxY; translated protein: MTTVTGPLATRRLILRGAVSVALIGLGNLPFATEPARAAANDKYPEEAFRQKSEADAIKALYGKTAEPSDKVKLDAPEIAENGAVVPIAVTTALDKVTSISFFVAENPNALAASYKIPDGTVPSVSNRLKMAKTTKVVAIVEADGKLYSATKEVKVTVGGCGG
- the soxZ gene encoding thiosulfate oxidation carrier complex protein SoxZ — its product is MASTIRVRATTNGDITEVQALVQHPMDSGFVKDSKGELIPAHFIQELKFEWNGKDVFVADWGPAVSKDPYIKFSFKGAKKGDDLKISWVDNKGASDTTTAKIS
- the soxA gene encoding sulfur oxidation c-type cytochrome SoxA, translated to MKARSAILLGSALVAAALASSQGIAADKVDPAADAKAFQNFFFQKFPTVKHEDFVNGPYSMNEDMKRQWQEKEEFPPYEFALDAGKEMFSTPFKNGKTYADCFPNGGIGIRQNYPYFDEKEGKVVTLELALNRCREANGEAPYSYVKDEMASLTAYMAYTSRGKPMDIKIPDDPRALAAFENGKRYFYSRRGQMNFSCASCHVQSPGERIRAEILAPALGILNAMPIYRSEWSGMGTISRRFITCNSQTRAVPLEPQSDEYRDVEYFLSYVANGLPISGPGARP
- the soxB gene encoding thiosulfohydrolase SoxB is translated as MAIRRRDFLKSAGAIAATAGLPRLARGAETASIYDLERFGNARILHITDTHAQLNPVYFREPSVNIGIGEMAGRPPHLVGRAFLDHFGIRSDSADAYAFTCFEFEKSAPRFGKLGGFAHLKTLVDRLRSDVGEKHSVLVDGGDLWQGTGLANIMQGRDMVEVANLLGIEAMTGHWEFTYGEQVLRDNLERFKGEFLAQNVFLTEEAAFNDALAFDKATGRVFKPSTIKDLGGHRVAIIGQAFPYVPIAHPKRFTPDWTFGIREEELQKHVDSLRGHDKVDAVILLSHNGMDVDLKLASRVTGIDVILGGHTHDAVPRPVAVKNASGTTLVTNAGSNGKFVAVLDLVLDKGKVGDVRYHLLPVYSELLKADPAMAELIGRVRAPHVTDWSEKIATPDRLLYRRGNFSGPVDQLICTALRTQLDAEIALSPGFRWGVTTLSGQALTMEDVLAETAISYPETYVQEMTGAEIKNALEDICDNLFNADPYYQQGGDMVRVGGLTYTCTPTVAVGSRISELQLDGGKALAASKRYKVAGWASINAQRGAPVWDVVGKYLRSGRMPEPYHSGVRLQGVEDNPGIAGQG